From the Papilio machaon chromosome 13, ilPapMach1.1, whole genome shotgun sequence genome, the window atttttttttgtaattttctgatattttttaGAATACTTGCTTAATTTAGATGTccattatacatttttatgatgtttataatttatgacagcttatttaataaaaaaagaagttgtacattgtcattaaaaattctttatttaatgtattatgaAGTTTGAATATGAGCCAGCAATCCGTTTCGTGTTCGTTTCGTGAATTCATACTTGAAACATGCTGGAACTACCTTTAACATCCCCAagcaattcatttattttcaatcattctaactaaattaagttattctttccaaataatttagttactaAGTAATATGTGAATAATAAATGAGAATCTATTTTACTTTACTGATAAACGTTCTCACGTACCATTAGCAATATTACAATGCAGTAATATTGCTAATGGAAAAACGAACggtttatttctatttgaatCAACAACTTTCTATGACCATTTCAATAAACGTTAcgcatttaaaatgttaaatcagTTGAAGAGTTGTTTAAATCCGAAACCAAAAGTAAATGacaatttatgtataaacgatatttttaaaccaattTATTCTGTGATAACTTTCTTAGGACTGTTTCCGTATAgtgttaaatttcaacaaaataaaacaatatataggATTTTACGTAAATCAATATATGTTAACACTATTTATGGTGTTAGTgttgttttaacaatatatgtGTTTTTAGTATTGCATATTAGAGAAGTGTTTTTAAGTTCTGATTCAAGTCCTGTTATAGACGTTTTActgactaaaataaattacgttatagaaataattattgtgataatttttataattgtcaCGTACGTGAATGCGTTTCTAAATCGTCACAAATAcgtgaaaatgttaaatataataatgtcgACTTGGAATGatttatcaaaacattatAAGAATGTTGGTGATCTTaaacgtatttattataaagttcatttattacttaaatgtcTATTTCTTGTGATTTTAATACAATGCTGTCTTAACTTCTTAAAAGGAGAAAGTTTATGGAGGATGATTTTGATGTACATATCTTTTAACTCAGCACAGACTTTACAATTCATTatgattcttttttattacgtaacaATAATGATGTTGATCATTTTGCTCTCAAATCTTGAGAAGCAAATCACACAATTgcacaataaaacaaatgaagataAGTGTTTTGTTCAAATGAAAGCGCAAACCCTTACAGTAAAGCAAATAGAACTGTTATATAACAAAGCTTTTGATGCTAAatctgaaattaataaaatctttcaatATCCCTTATTAGTATGTATTTTTCATTGCTTCTATGGAATTGTTAATGAAGCATTAATTATGTATCAAGGATTAGTcgttaaaaaatgtacaactgtttatgaaatatttaattgttcttTTTGGATTAGTTTTCATTTACTAAAGATATTCCTTTTGGCATCATCAGGCCATGCTTTGAAGATGAAGGTAAGTGTgatttttactacaaaaaaaatactttattgaattaaaaaaaataatgtcttgCAGGTTCGAAAAATTGGACACGCTCTGCTCGACATTCCGACTGCGGGACATGATGGCCGTCGGTATATGgaggtatttttatatagacaATTAGCTTAAAAaactaatgttaaaattatattaaagctaAGCATTTTGATTTCTCTTACAGGTGCAACATTTTACTTCAGTAATTACTTGCAAAAACATAGTAATAGTATTGTTTGATTGTATTTCATTGGATGCAACACTAATGTATAatgtaagtataaatattatacgagccatttttctaaataattgtttaatgaGGCCATACACGCGTCATCAAATAATCTTGACTTTGAGAATATTGGGAACGTTCTGAAGAGGAGGGATCACTCACGTTCACTCCTTCAATAATGCCCAGCCTACTACACAATTTCTTTCAAAGTTACCAAATTATTGTGTCGCTTCTCATAGGTTAGCAGCCATTTATGATTATGATCGACTTACATCTTTTAACCTATATAAAGTAGAGTACCACTTCCAATCacataattattcaaaatcgGGCGCTCGATTTTTCATCGTGTAAATTGTGTGTTTCCTTAGTAAACAGGtttcttgttaaataaataaagcgttattttgtttcatttcagACGCTTTCTTCGGCATCTTTAtatcttattatattagtCCAAATTGATAGAAAGAATGATGACTGATTTGACGAGATCAGAAAACCGCCAGACTTGAAGACGGTCACTTGGATGAGCTTCCAGTACAACACTATATTAGTGTCATACCTTtgatactaattttataaacgaaGTGATTTGATGTAACTTGTGAAGTTCTTAATCAATAGAAAAATCACTTTTGTCATCGAGTTAAGCTCCATTTTTTCTATTACTAATGAAGCAAAACTGGGGTAAATTGcgagtataaaaaaaaaacaaattattcaaGCAAACATCAATCTTTATTATATGAGCTAAAACAATATGTGCGAGCAAAATGTCGtccattatttcattatattttaattattacaattacaacTAGCAAGAGCGATAATTGAAGAAAACCGTCGACTACGACGAacgatatttatatttatttatgtaaaaaaaccaAGACTGACTAAACACAAACATAAAACGCGAACTCCGATGTCTCGTGTGTAGGAcgttataatttcatttagttGGTCTTGGTCGAACGGTACTCCATTCCTTAACTCCGTAAGTCTTTTCTAATTTGAACAGTGCGGATGGCGGCGCGGCTGAGATCAACTCACAccattcaatttaaaagaaactgTGTTAGTGCACGGACGTCGGCAATGCGACGCCGCAACGACGACCATGCACCTGCTACAAAATGTTACAACCTCTATActttgcattaaaataatgcCCATTTTCACAGGCAAGGGATCCCTAACATCGCAAACTTTAACACCAGTAATGTACTCCATTCAATGTTGTTGTCGACTTCCCTGCAAAGTTTTCAatcatgtatataaaagaaaacccACGTTGACTGGCTACAAATGAAATAAGTCCGTCGAGAGGCGATGTTGTCTTTCCGTTTAATGCTCAGCATGTTAGACATCTTCAACGTCAACGCATCGCACGGTACTAAAGGACGCGGTGCAGCGCCATTGGCTGCAACAACTAAAAAAGACATTTACGCTATTCCaccattataaatatacattaaaagcTAAGATTTAGAATTTTGGATAagtagataattatttttagttttttttttatatattatgaatGCAAAAAACATGCTAAATAATGCTGAATATTAAACTGGAAATAATccacacatattttttttgtaatttttttttacaatacattttatatattttttttacattttcttgaaataatttattgagtAATTTCCACGCTGGGAAAATTACACTAATTCTATGCAAAGTATagcttgtattttattatatgaccACTCCATACTTTGTTTCGAAGTTTACGGGCTATGCTATGTACTCGCACATTGGCAGTGACGCAAATAAACTCTACTCTAATCTACTAAAACCACAAAGCAacagaatataatatattagaaactACCAAAATtcactataatattattttcataatttacttttaattctgATAAgcaattgaaaagaaaaaactagttttttttcgATCGATATTTTGTTGGAAACATGCATAGAAGTATAAATTTGTTTCCAACAAAAtatcgaattaattttataatctttgaaacttcaaattttttttttaatctttgcaatttaaaaatcatgttatatatatatacgaaATTTGCTATTATATGTCTGTCTCAATATGACAtacataattgtaaaataatagcagttattttgatatttagaAGTAACATAAGCcttgaaaaacaaacatttcaaaaataattaattcaatgtgttgtcataacctaaaaaaatataaaataactatattttactttaaaaagataaataatacatttaaaagaattcATTGTATGGAAatattgtgtatattttatatatgcgTTCTAATGATATTCAGTtcatcatttatattaaaaaaaaattaattttacttttaaataaaatacacaattcAAGTTCATtctctataaattaaattagtaccataacttataaataattctgacTGATTATTTTcctcaaattaaattaaaaagcattaaCTACATTATCATCTGAAAAATAACCGGTTACTGAGAATACATGCAAATATAAGTTATACAACTGTAAATACATTCGACCATTAATTATACATATGATATGCGAagaatacatttgtaaatgaacggtatagaaattaaaacacatgCGACCATTAATTCAACAAATGATATgccaaaaatacatttataaatggtaGTTATACAACTGAAAATACAtgcaaacattaattaaacaaattatatgcCAAGAATACATTTGCAAATGGcagttataaaaatgaaaatacacgcaaacattaattaaagtggcaattatacataaaaacactGCAAATATGCCAGTTATACAGCATAGCCCGAAGTGAAGCCCGATCGTATGGGGGGTAGTGAAGGTACAGCCTCAATCCCGGCGACATCGCGAGATAAACATCACAGTGGCATACCATGCTCTCTACAAAACATTGCTCAAAACTACttcaacaaacatttatatacatagataggccaaaataattaaaatatacaacaagACATTAGAGTATACAGTCCCGCTGTTActgcaaatttaaataactggaattatttttaagatttaaatcttatttaaaaatacgatatggagttttaaaattaaaacagagaggcctatctatatatttaaaaatttaactggGAGCATATAATTGCTATCGAGTtcgaaaataaattcactCAGAGGATCACTGGTTGCCACTTATAAATGTGAAACGGATGTCGCACGTTCGAGAAATCTCACTTCTTAGTCATAATCTTTAGATACTCCAAAGCGTTCTGGGCAGCCGAGGACTGAGCGTCCTTGCTAGTCAAACCAGATCCATAGCAGACAGCCACCGGTAAGGTAGACAACTGCACGAGGCATTGAGAACGGCCTGTCATAGATTTCTCTTCAATATCAACATATGTCACTTCAAACGCTTGCTCGGAGGCTATCTCTTGCAGAAATTGGACAAAGTTGAAATCCTTGTTATTCAATGGAGTCACctgtaaataaagtatttatataaatatttttattttttattttagtttataaacgCCAGCAAACACAACATCAATAATATCTTAATGCCAGTCAGTTTATAAGTAGTCTccgttaaaattaagtatgtGAAATCTATGCTAAAGATCTCTTTAGAGGCCGATTTGGCTCTGAGTGTGGGGATTAGTTTATTAACATGCAGTTTAGGGACAAAGTCAACATGCATGTCAAGTTACAATAATATGAGGTATCTCAGCAAAAGATATAACTACCAACAACAACTAGTGGTGAGGTATAAATAGAAACCTTACAAGTATACAAATTTGaaggaaaaagaaaattaatgacACAAAGTTtgcaacaatataaataatatcctaacataaaaattcggtaattttt encodes:
- the LOC106710537 gene encoding putative gustatory receptor 59f; its protein translation is MLNQLKSCLNPKPKVNDNLCINDIFKPIYSVITFLGLFPYSVKFQQNKTIYRILRKSIYVNTIYGVSVVLTIYVFLVLHIREVFLSSDSSPVIDVLLTKINYVIEIIIVIIFIIVTYVNAFLNRHKYVKMLNIIMSTWNDLSKHYKNVGDLKRIYYKVHLLLKCLFLVILIQCCLNFLKGESLWRMILMYISFNSAQTLQFIMILFYYVTIMMLIILLSNLEKQITQLHNKTNEDKCFVQMKAQTLTVKQIELLYNKAFDAKSEINKIFQYPLLVCIFHCFYGIVNEALIMYQGLVVKKCTTVYEIFNCSFWISFHLLKIFLLASSGHALKMKVSVRKIGHALLDIPTAGHDGRRYMEVQHFTSVITCKNIVIVLFDCISLDATLMYNTLSSASLYLIILVQIDRKNDD